One segment of Methanofastidiosum sp. DNA contains the following:
- a CDS encoding pyridoxal phosphate-dependent aminotransferase: MVAERVKLVIPSKIRELSERAKKIENVISLGIGEPDFDTPIHIKEAAKKALDQGFTHYTENQGMFKVRKAISDRYMRLFSAEVHPQNILMTAGAYEAVYLAFMALLNKGDEVLIPDPIFLCYENDAYMSESIPVRFPLYEENSFRPSQDDILDRVNQKTKMLVLNYPSNPTGGVLEKSDYKMITDICEDHNLYLLSDDTYEEIVFDGYKPDCFLNYYDKTIITNSFSKNYAMTGWRVGFVAAEKEMLTPMLRIHQYAVSCLNTPALEGTYTALTSSQQCVSDMVKEYERRRNLIVEGLNKLPGVSCINPKGTFYCFANITETGMTSREFSDFMLDNAKVVVVPGDAFGDRGEGFIRCSFATDYAKIEEALIRMEKALKSF, encoded by the coding sequence ATGGTAGCAGAGAGAGTAAAACTTGTTATCCCCTCAAAAATTAGAGAGCTCTCAGAAAGAGCGAAAAAGATTGAAAATGTTATAAGCCTTGGTATAGGTGAACCGGATTTTGATACTCCCATCCATATAAAGGAAGCTGCAAAAAAAGCCTTAGATCAGGGATTTACTCACTATACTGAAAATCAGGGAATGTTTAAGGTTAGAAAAGCAATTTCTGATAGATATATGAGATTATTTTCTGCAGAAGTTCATCCACAAAATATTCTTATGACTGCGGGAGCATACGAAGCGGTATATCTTGCATTCATGGCACTACTAAACAAAGGTGATGAAGTCTTGATTCCAGACCCTATATTTTTATGCTATGAAAACGATGCATACATGTCAGAATCAATACCTGTAAGGTTCCCATTATACGAAGAGAATAGCTTTAGACCTTCTCAAGACGACATACTTGATAGAGTCAATCAAAAGACAAAGATGCTAGTTTTGAATTACCCATCAAATCCAACTGGAGGGGTCCTTGAAAAGAGCGATTATAAGATGATAACTGACATCTGTGAAGATCATAATCTCTATCTGTTATCTGACGATACTTATGAAGAAATAGTATTTGATGGTTACAAACCTGACTGCTTTTTGAACTATTATGATAAAACCATTATAACAAACTCATTTTCAAAGAACTATGCAATGACTGGATGGAGAGTTGGATTTGTAGCTGCTGAAAAAGAGATGCTTACCCCAATGCTTAGGATACATCAATATGCAGTTTCATGCTTGAATACTCCTGCTCTTGAAGGAACATACACTGCACTTACATCTTCTCAACAATGTGTTTCTGATATGGTCAAAGAGTATGAGAGGAGAAGAAATCTTATCGTAGAAGGGCTAAACAAACTTCCAGGAGTTTCTTGTATAAATCCAAAGGGAACATTCTACTGTTTTGCTAATATAACTGAGACAGGTATGACTTCAAGGGAATTTTCTGACTTCATGCTTGACAATGCTAAAGTTGTAGTTGTTCCAGGAGATGCTTTTGGTGATAGGGGAGAAGGATTTATTAGATGCTCTTTTGCAACAGACTATGCAAAGATTGAAGAAGCATTAATCAGAATGGAAAAGGCATTAAAATCATTTTGA
- the cas4 gene encoding CRISPR-associated protein Cas4 gives MIYVTDLTEYLFCPYKLYLKKIKGLPLTQTSEMLTGTIIHKIYEEVLSREKIIIEQRIDENMGIDEIFKILYADSKRVIKNIMIKNKSKLKETGVDYLELIKELQEELKEDELLKSIRIKKYMGLYGKDSNLYKNLFMLKDMEYSVSSNELGLCGKIDKLEEDSEGNLFPVELKTGLFSNGMRKHEKLQVSAYALLLEKERGIKIPLGFLEYYQVKQRIPFLIKEEDKKEVLDILSKVKEILEEEIEPKKEKKNFCKRCGYNEFCWNS, from the coding sequence ATGATTTACGTTACAGATCTTACCGAATACTTATTTTGTCCATATAAGCTATATTTAAAAAAAATCAAAGGACTTCCCCTAACTCAAACTTCCGAGATGCTCACTGGAACTATAATTCACAAAATCTACGAAGAAGTGTTGTCTAGAGAGAAAATAATAATTGAACAGAGAATAGATGAAAATATGGGTATCGATGAAATCTTCAAGATACTCTATGCAGATTCAAAGAGAGTCATCAAAAACATCATGATAAAAAATAAATCAAAACTAAAAGAAACTGGCGTTGACTACCTAGAACTTATTAAAGAGCTCCAAGAAGAATTAAAGGAGGATGAACTCCTTAAGTCCATTAGAATCAAAAAATATATGGGGCTTTATGGAAAAGACTCAAACCTCTACAAAAATCTATTCATGCTGAAGGACATGGAGTATTCTGTATCCTCAAATGAATTGGGATTATGTGGAAAAATTGACAAACTTGAAGAAGATTCTGAAGGAAATCTGTTTCCTGTGGAACTTAAAACAGGCCTGTTTTCAAATGGTATGAGAAAACATGAGAAATTGCAGGTATCAGCTTATGCTCTCCTCTTAGAGAAAGAAAGAGGCATTAAGATTCCATTAGGTTTTTTAGAGTACTACCAAGTCAAACAGCGGATTCCTTTTCTTATAAAAGAAGAAGATAAAAAAGAGGTATTAGATATACTATCAAAAGTAAAAGAAATTCTTGAAGAAGAGATAGAGCCCAAGAAAGAAAAAAAGAATTTTTGCAAAAGATGCGGGTACAATGAATTTTGTTGGAATAGCTAA
- a CDS encoding diadenylate cyclase, translated as MEIDPFIRAGISLFQDINADAVLVEIDSIKDMERLQGFISSREVNLFGVSSNEKIKKKFENIIFVPGILKKITTRLEFAISAALMQDLLKNEDKIVYIGRLDSESYNFIITRKTNQINAKGIYELFFSLKNVKTDVIYSVLSIAVQLGRKGKEGKPIGTSFIIGDCGNVMQKSSQITYNPFERSYVTINDTGVQNMIKEFSRLDGAFIISGDGKLLAASRYLEAGKDGISLPKGLGARHLSAAWMTKVTDAVAIVLAESDNMIRIFKNGELVWEVDPDEVKVD; from the coding sequence ATGGAAATCGATCCTTTTATTCGGGCAGGAATATCACTATTCCAGGACATAAATGCAGATGCTGTTCTAGTTGAAATTGACTCTATAAAAGATATGGAAAGGCTTCAAGGATTTATTTCTTCTAGAGAAGTAAATCTATTTGGGGTTTCTTCCAATGAAAAAATAAAGAAAAAATTTGAAAACATAATCTTTGTTCCGGGGATATTGAAGAAGATTACGACAAGGCTAGAGTTTGCTATTTCTGCCGCCCTAATGCAAGACCTGCTAAAAAATGAGGATAAGATTGTCTATATAGGAAGGCTCGATAGCGAATCTTATAATTTTATAATAACAAGGAAAACAAATCAGATAAATGCCAAGGGTATCTATGAGTTGTTTTTCTCTCTAAAGAATGTTAAAACTGATGTTATTTATTCCGTTCTTTCAATTGCAGTCCAATTAGGCAGAAAAGGTAAAGAAGGAAAACCAATTGGGACTTCTTTTATTATTGGGGACTGTGGAAATGTCATGCAGAAATCCTCTCAGATAACTTACAATCCATTTGAAAGGAGTTATGTAACAATTAATGACACAGGAGTCCAGAATATGATAAAAGAATTTTCAAGACTTGATGGGGCTTTTATTATATCTGGCGATGGAAAGCTACTGGCAGCTTCAAGATACCTCGAGGCTGGGAAAGATGGTATCTCCCTCCCAAAGGGGCTTGGGGCGAGGCACCTATCCGCTGCATGGATGACAAAGGTCACAGATGCTGTTGCAATAGTCCTTGCAGAATCGGACAATATGATTCGTATATTCAAAAATGGTGAGTTAGTCTGGGAAGTTGACCCTGATGAGGTAAAGGTTGATTAA
- a CDS encoding mechanosensitive ion channel, which yields MNLDLIFLEIRLFFDSLFSAFSQILPRIFFAILILVAGFFIGKGLARLTEAIMKKMGIERALKKTEAEKITERVGFKILKSVEVFISWIVYIIAIFLAFEVLNLPGISNSIGIFINYVPNILIAFFVVIIGLVVADKIAIFVEKVFEDTNIPKYWFFGKGIRYFIYILVGTMALTQLKVSTGILVITITIIMALWSVITIIGLKNIIPNLFSGIFIVFYRQINVGDTIKIEDMEGIVEEVSLIYTKIKREDGRYLLIPNSKILDNVITKD from the coding sequence ATGAATCTTGACTTAATATTCCTTGAAATTAGATTATTTTTTGATTCATTATTCTCTGCATTTTCACAGATTTTGCCCAGAATATTTTTTGCAATCCTAATCCTTGTAGCCGGATTCTTTATTGGAAAAGGTCTTGCTAGATTGACTGAAGCCATAATGAAAAAAATGGGTATTGAAAGAGCTCTTAAAAAAACTGAAGCTGAAAAGATTACAGAAAGGGTAGGATTCAAAATATTAAAGAGTGTTGAGGTCTTTATTAGTTGGATTGTATACATAATTGCAATATTCTTGGCTTTTGAAGTCCTAAATTTGCCAGGTATCAGCAACTCCATAGGTATATTCATTAATTATGTCCCCAATATCTTGATAGCTTTTTTTGTAGTTATAATTGGGCTTGTTGTAGCAGATAAGATTGCCATATTTGTAGAAAAGGTATTTGAGGATACAAATATCCCAAAATATTGGTTCTTTGGCAAAGGTATAAGATATTTTATTTACATACTTGTAGGGACGATGGCCTTAACACAGCTAAAAGTCAGCACGGGGATTCTTGTAATAACAATAACAATAATAATGGCTTTATGGTCGGTAATAACAATAATTGGATTAAAGAATATTATACCAAATCTTTTTTCTGGGATTTTTATTGTTTTTTATAGGCAGATAAATGTTGGGGATACTATTAAAATTGAGGACATGGAAGGCATAGTTGAAGAAGTTTCTTTGATATATACAAAAATCAAGAGAGAAGATGGAAGGTATTTACTTATCCCTAATTCAAAGATTTTGGATAATGTAATAACAAAGGATTAG
- the pscS gene encoding O-phospho-L-seryl-tRNA:Cys-tRNA synthase, which translates to MNIGKLELRDREESFINLNPLQTGGRTTADARKIIISYIDGYSICDWCKGALHITTEPDIAGFLGEVSDFLGMDYVLPTNGCREAKYGVMHSISTGGSILCDGNMHYSSEVAAERAGLKIYKVPNSGEPEFKINPEGYSEGFELIKKETGKYPELALLTHVDGEYGNLVDAKEVGKICNDYSVPFLLNTAYSSGRMEIDGKKIGADFIACSGHKSWAAGGGNIGILAVKEGWQDKVFKPGTNWKSKPLEILGCSTRGASLMALMASFPHVKERVKNWDEEVKKARYLVNELEKIDIKQLGEKPKNHDLIKLDTPVYDNIAKTHKKKGYFLYYELKDRGIIGMKPGRTRKFKISTYGLSWEQVGYVAESFLEIGGG; encoded by the coding sequence ATGAACATTGGAAAACTTGAATTAAGGGACAGAGAAGAATCGTTTATTAATCTAAATCCTCTACAAACTGGGGGAAGGACAACTGCTGATGCAAGAAAAATAATTATCTCATATATTGACGGATACTCAATCTGTGATTGGTGTAAAGGCGCCCTGCATATTACTACTGAGCCAGATATCGCTGGATTTTTAGGGGAAGTTTCGGACTTTTTGGGCATGGATTACGTTCTACCTACAAATGGCTGTAGAGAGGCAAAGTATGGGGTGATGCATTCTATTTCAACTGGTGGCAGTATACTCTGTGATGGGAACATGCACTATAGTTCCGAAGTTGCTGCAGAAAGAGCAGGATTAAAAATATATAAAGTACCCAATAGTGGAGAACCTGAATTTAAGATAAATCCAGAAGGTTACTCAGAAGGCTTTGAGTTAATCAAAAAAGAAACTGGCAAATATCCTGAGCTCGCATTATTGACTCATGTAGATGGGGAATATGGAAATTTAGTCGACGCGAAAGAAGTTGGAAAGATTTGTAATGATTATTCTGTTCCTTTTTTACTTAATACCGCATATTCCTCTGGGAGAATGGAAATTGATGGAAAGAAAATCGGTGCAGATTTTATCGCATGCTCTGGCCACAAATCTTGGGCCGCCGGTGGTGGAAACATAGGCATACTTGCAGTAAAAGAAGGGTGGCAGGACAAAGTGTTTAAGCCTGGGACAAACTGGAAGTCAAAACCACTAGAAATCCTTGGGTGTTCTACAAGGGGAGCTTCACTTATGGCTTTGATGGCATCTTTTCCGCATGTTAAGGAGAGAGTAAAGAATTGGGATGAAGAAGTAAAGAAAGCAAGATACCTTGTAAACGAGCTAGAAAAAATTGATATAAAACAACTTGGTGAAAAACCTAAAAATCATGATTTAATAAAATTAGACACTCCAGTTTATGATAACATTGCAAAGACTCACAAGAAAAAAGGGTACTTCCTTTACTATGAATTAAAGGATAGGGGAATAATAGGGATGAAACCTGGTAGAACAAGAAAGTTTAAGATATCAACATATGGCCTTTCCTGGGAACAAGTGGGTTATGTTGCCGAAAGCTTCCTCGAGATAGGAGGGGGCTAA
- a CDS encoding EamA family transporter, which translates to MKTEGIAVLSISSALYGFSIILVKMALNQGYTSYSLVSSRSLLSIPMMILAIFLLKDKVNYETPLPKRDLTILGVIGSGTAMMTLYIGQAYTLAINAGFIFRFVFIFTALFSHFLLKDKIQKSQYSSMAIMFIGMYLISTDGKALNPHWGDILVLLASMQVGFTNVLAKITMKKVNSYMISAIRIFIGSLFTVLIVSALFGIDTLSPILSIPYTVLALALLEIIFIFLYYRGIEIEGPLTATLFFLMGALVSALLSYIILGEKLSLVGWTGGLLIMVGAYILIKKSK; encoded by the coding sequence ATGAAAACTGAAGGCATCGCTGTTTTATCTATTTCCTCTGCTTTGTATGGATTTTCAATTATCCTTGTGAAGATGGCCTTAAATCAAGGATACACGTCATATAGCCTTGTATCTTCTAGATCTCTTTTGTCAATACCAATGATGATTCTGGCAATATTTTTATTAAAAGATAAAGTCAACTATGAAACTCCATTACCGAAAAGGGATCTAACTATCCTTGGAGTAATTGGAAGTGGCACTGCTATGATGACTCTTTACATTGGGCAAGCATACACACTTGCAATAAATGCAGGATTCATATTTAGATTTGTCTTTATATTTACTGCCTTGTTTTCACATTTCTTGCTGAAGGATAAAATTCAAAAGAGCCAATATTCATCAATGGCCATAATGTTTATTGGAATGTATCTTATATCGACAGATGGGAAAGCCTTGAATCCCCACTGGGGGGATATCCTAGTTCTTCTAGCGTCCATGCAGGTGGGCTTCACTAACGTCTTGGCAAAAATTACTATGAAAAAAGTAAACTCGTATATGATTTCAGCTATAAGAATTTTCATTGGCTCTCTTTTTACCGTTTTAATAGTTTCAGCATTATTTGGAATCGATACTCTTTCTCCTATACTATCAATTCCTTACACAGTTCTTGCCTTAGCCTTGCTAGAAATCATATTTATTTTTCTTTACTATAGGGGCATCGAAATTGAAGGCCCATTGACTGCAACATTATTCTTCTTAATGGGTGCCCTAGTATCGGCATTGCTTTCATACATCATATTAGGGGAAAAACTTTCATTAGTAGGTTGGACTGGTGGCTTATTGATAATGGTAGGGGCATATATATTAATAAAAAAATCAAAATGA
- a CDS encoding TIGR00296 family protein: MYNLEEGKKLVFLARKNIESYLEKRKNIEIQDIPESFKKNCGVFVTLHTYPKYSLRGCIGYPEPVLPLIDALLDASVSSATRDPRFQKVRPDELKNLVIEVTVLTPPELVKVEDVMEYPPKIEVGKDGLIVELGFRKGLLLPQVPVEEKWNSEEFLSHACIKAGLPLDCWMDNRTKIYKFQGQIFSEIRPEGDIIEKNFME; encoded by the coding sequence ATGTATAATTTAGAGGAAGGGAAGAAGCTTGTATTTCTCGCAAGGAAAAATATTGAATCCTACCTTGAAAAAAGAAAAAATATAGAAATACAAGACATCCCTGAATCATTTAAAAAAAATTGTGGGGTGTTTGTTACACTTCACACTTACCCAAAATACAGTTTACGAGGGTGTATAGGATATCCAGAACCGGTGCTTCCCCTAATAGATGCCCTCCTTGATGCATCAGTTTCCTCAGCTACCAGAGATCCACGATTCCAAAAAGTCAGACCTGATGAACTTAAGAACTTAGTTATTGAAGTCACAGTTCTAACACCTCCAGAGCTAGTAAAAGTCGAAGATGTAATGGAGTATCCACCTAAAATTGAAGTTGGAAAAGACGGCCTTATAGTTGAATTAGGATTTAGGAAAGGTTTACTCCTTCCACAGGTGCCAGTGGAAGAAAAGTGGAACAGTGAAGAGTTTCTATCCCATGCATGCATAAAGGCTGGACTACCATTGGATTGCTGGATGGATAATCGCACAAAAATATACAAATTCCAAGGCCAGATATTTTCAGAAATAAGGCCAGAAGGGGATATAATAGAAAAAAATTTCATGGAGTAA
- a CDS encoding UbiA family prenyltransferase, with protein sequence MGLKEFVEITRPSNALFSGVAVLIGALVAGGGIQDISKIILVFFVAIFACSGGNTINDYFDYEIDKINAPKRVLPRGAMSLKTAYSFSIFSFIVSCILAFMVSLLAFSICVAACILMYLYAMTFKKKPFSGNLLVSFLTSITFIYGGTAVGSYKGVLILALVSFFAMVSREVVKDIEDLEGDVKKGAKTLPAIIGESKSFNLAFVFLLIAAFLLYIPFISGLYGYIYLGIVTPVVVYVLYILFDILKSKESPGKIQRNIKKAMYLVLLIFLLSAIIYRVM encoded by the coding sequence ATGGGATTGAAAGAATTTGTTGAAATAACAAGGCCTTCAAATGCACTATTTTCTGGTGTTGCTGTTTTAATAGGTGCACTTGTTGCAGGGGGAGGGATACAAGACATATCTAAGATTATTTTAGTATTCTTCGTTGCAATATTTGCATGTAGTGGTGGAAATACTATAAATGATTATTTTGACTATGAGATAGATAAAATAAATGCTCCAAAGAGAGTCCTGCCAAGAGGGGCCATGAGCTTAAAGACAGCGTATAGTTTTTCAATTTTTTCTTTTATTGTCTCGTGTATTCTAGCATTTATGGTAAGTCTTTTGGCATTCTCGATATGTGTTGCAGCTTGCATCTTGATGTATCTATACGCAATGACTTTTAAGAAAAAGCCTTTTTCGGGGAATCTGCTTGTTTCATTTCTTACATCAATAACTTTTATTTATGGCGGAACAGCAGTTGGAAGTTACAAAGGAGTATTAATACTTGCTCTTGTTTCATTTTTTGCTATGGTTTCAAGAGAAGTTGTAAAGGATATAGAGGATCTCGAAGGGGACGTAAAAAAAGGTGCAAAAACTCTTCCGGCAATAATAGGAGAATCTAAATCATTCAATCTGGCTTTTGTTTTTCTCTTAATTGCGGCTTTTCTATTATATATCCCATTTATTAGCGGTCTTTATGGATATATTTATCTCGGAATTGTAACGCCTGTGGTAGTTTATGTTTTATACATACTTTTTGATATTCTAAAGAGCAAGGAAAGTCCTGGCAAGATACAAAGAAATATTAAGAAGGCCATGTACCTAGTCCTACTTATATTCCTTCTAAGTGCCATTATTTATCGCGTAATGTAA
- a CDS encoding translation initiation factor IF-2 subunit beta: protein MGDEKTDYESLLNRAEELLPKNVFETSRFEIPRVDSFIMGNRTIVKNFREIASVLNRDVDAFLKYILRELATAGNMSGQEAIFQGKFSSSVINEKIEKYAKESVICTECNRPDTRIIREDRITFLQCEACGARYPIKHA, encoded by the coding sequence ATGGGAGATGAAAAAACAGACTACGAATCACTTCTAAATCGGGCTGAAGAGCTATTGCCAAAAAACGTCTTTGAAACAAGCAGATTTGAAATTCCTAGAGTAGATTCATTTATAATGGGGAACAGAACAATAGTAAAAAATTTCAGAGAAATCGCCTCAGTTCTTAATAGGGATGTCGATGCATTCTTGAAATATATCTTAAGAGAGCTTGCAACAGCAGGAAATATGAGCGGTCAAGAAGCTATTTTCCAAGGGAAGTTTTCATCTTCAGTTATAAATGAAAAAATTGAGAAGTATGCTAAGGAGTCTGTAATATGTACAGAATGCAACAGGCCAGACACCAGAATTATTAGAGAAGACAGGATTACTTTTCTTCAATGTGAGGCTTGTGGTGCCCGTTACCCTATAAAACACGCATAA
- a CDS encoding NTP transferase domain-containing protein, which produces MVFAYGDLIEAVILAAGKGVRLSPLTDEIPKPMLPLGDTTILGNILRIFKSSGIEKVSIIVGHKAEIIKDYIKNNNIGLQVSFIEQKERLGTGHALMIASEYVNSDFICVYGDLLFKESFIVSLLSRFESSESVAMMALTESETPEFFGSVTVNGDEVSGIYEKSDNPPSNLINTGIYCFKKEAFSYINKTKLSSRGEYELTDSLKMMMQDGKKVKWMPLGGKWLDIGRPWDLIDANMFFLETLKDYLSQDSKISPDSKIGSPVHIDSFSTIGSSEIISPCLISSNVKISDNSKINSSVIRKNVVIGKNCVIETSVIMEGVKIGDNSIVSFSIIGENSEIGRNVNFESKSKDTIKVEIKGALVDSNRKQLGSIVGRNVKINDNMMIKPGQKIESGSI; this is translated from the coding sequence ATAGTTTTTGCATATGGTGATTTAATAGAAGCTGTAATACTTGCCGCAGGAAAAGGAGTTAGACTCTCCCCACTAACTGACGAAATACCAAAACCAATGTTGCCATTAGGGGATACAACTATACTTGGGAATATATTAAGAATATTCAAATCATCCGGTATAGAAAAGGTATCAATAATTGTTGGGCACAAAGCCGAGATAATCAAAGATTACATAAAAAATAATAATATTGGTCTTCAGGTAAGTTTCATTGAACAGAAGGAGCGCCTTGGGACTGGGCATGCTTTAATGATCGCATCTGAATATGTAAACTCTGATTTTATATGTGTCTATGGGGATCTCCTATTTAAAGAGAGTTTCATTGTTTCGCTTTTATCTAGATTTGAATCATCTGAATCTGTCGCAATGATGGCATTAACAGAGAGTGAAACACCTGAGTTCTTTGGAAGTGTTACAGTCAATGGAGACGAAGTATCTGGAATCTATGAAAAATCTGATAATCCACCTTCTAATTTGATAAATACTGGGATATATTGTTTTAAAAAAGAAGCTTTTTCATACATAAATAAAACAAAATTATCCTCACGAGGGGAATATGAGCTCACCGATTCCCTCAAGATGATGATGCAAGATGGAAAGAAGGTCAAATGGATGCCTTTGGGTGGAAAATGGCTTGACATTGGAAGGCCTTGGGACCTAATAGATGCAAATATGTTCTTTCTGGAAACTCTTAAGGATTATTTATCACAAGATTCAAAGATTTCGCCTGACTCAAAGATAGGCTCTCCTGTCCACATCGATTCTTTTTCAACTATTGGTTCTTCAGAAATTATTTCACCCTGTTTAATATCCAGTAATGTTAAAATCAGCGATAATTCAAAGATAAATTCTTCAGTTATTAGAAAAAATGTTGTAATCGGAAAAAACTGCGTCATTGAAACTTCAGTCATAATGGAAGGTGTAAAAATAGGAGACAACTCTATTGTTTCTTTTTCTATAATTGGGGAAAATTCAGAAATAGGAAGAAATGTTAATTTTGAAAGCAAATCTAAGGATACTATAAAAGTTGAGATAAAAGGAGCGCTTGTGGATTCAAACAGGAAGCAGCTAGGTTCAATAGTAGGAAGAAATGTAAAGATAAATGACAATATGATGATAAAGCCTGGCCAGAAGATTGAATCAGGCTCTATATAA
- a CDS encoding response regulator codes for MVKVLIAEDYLELLDFYKISLGYELLLAKDGDEALEMYIKHKPDIVLMDLKLPKKDGLDVTKEILKIDPDARIVAITAYGYLGPKALEVGAKDVIRKPFKISELNDLINKYAKK; via the coding sequence ATGGTGAAGGTATTAATAGCTGAAGATTATTTGGAGCTTTTGGATTTTTACAAAATATCCCTAGGCTATGAACTTCTCCTTGCTAAGGATGGAGATGAAGCACTTGAGATGTACATAAAGCATAAACCGGATATAGTCCTTATGGATCTAAAATTACCAAAAAAAGACGGTCTTGACGTTACAAAAGAAATATTGAAAATCGATCCAGACGCAAGAATTGTTGCCATTACGGCATATGGTTACCTTGGACCTAAAGCTCTAGAAGTTGGAGCTAAGGATGTAATAAGAAAACCGTTTAAAATATCCGAATTAAATGACTTAATTAACAAATATGCCAAAAAATAA
- the thiI gene encoding tRNA 4-thiouridine(8) synthase ThiI encodes MEGCVLVRYGEIALKSDQTRKWWNKTLLENMKDCLEKNHIAYSSINIVLGRFIVYTEDTYNASIALKNVFGITSLSPAIKIEADFEMIKERALELSRNKGKKFRVSARRITKEFSMTSNEVNEVLGAFLKENLNLEVSLSNYDFEIGIEFHENYAYLFTERIEAFGGLPIGVQGEAICLVSSGIDSPVAAWLMMKRGCKVDLMHFKITEEGYQKYLKIKENLQKFSYGHEIKDYIVDGIPYLSNTKQKLCEKGKEKWVCIFCKKRFLQEAEKLCNEKGYLAIITGENLGQVASQTLKNLALLDSTVKVPVLRPLLTYDKNEIVEMARAINTYIISKEKEPKCPFTPNYPMTSGNIEELESIERMLWD; translated from the coding sequence GTGGAGGGCTGTGTCCTTGTTAGGTATGGAGAGATAGCCTTAAAGTCTGATCAAACAAGGAAATGGTGGAATAAGACTCTCTTGGAAAACATGAAGGATTGCCTAGAAAAAAATCATATAGCCTACTCTTCAATAAATATTGTACTAGGAAGATTTATTGTATATACTGAGGATACCTATAATGCGTCTATTGCTTTAAAAAATGTATTTGGCATTACTTCTCTTTCTCCTGCTATCAAGATTGAGGCAGATTTTGAAATGATTAAAGAGAGGGCCTTAGAGTTATCAAGAAACAAAGGAAAAAAATTTAGAGTTAGTGCCAGAAGGATAACTAAAGAATTCTCAATGACTTCAAATGAGGTAAATGAAGTTTTAGGTGCTTTCCTAAAAGAAAATCTAAATCTTGAGGTTAGTCTTTCAAACTATGATTTTGAAATTGGAATAGAATTTCATGAAAATTATGCTTATCTTTTTACTGAAAGAATTGAAGCTTTTGGAGGCCTTCCAATTGGGGTTCAGGGTGAGGCGATATGTCTTGTGTCAAGCGGTATTGATTCCCCTGTTGCAGCATGGTTAATGATGAAAAGAGGGTGCAAGGTAGACCTCATGCATTTTAAGATTACAGAGGAAGGATATCAAAAATATCTGAAAATAAAAGAGAATCTTCAGAAATTTTCATATGGCCACGAAATTAAAGACTATATAGTTGATGGGATACCCTATCTTTCAAACACAAAGCAAAAACTTTGTGAAAAGGGAAAAGAGAAGTGGGTATGTATTTTCTGTAAGAAGAGGTTCCTCCAAGAAGCAGAGAAGTTATGTAATGAAAAAGGATATCTTGCAATAATTACTGGAGAGAATCTGGGCCAAGTTGCGTCCCAAACTTTAAAAAATCTAGCACTCCTCGATTCAACTGTTAAAGTGCCCGTATTAAGGCCACTCTTAACCTACGATAAAAATGAGATAGTTGAGATGGCAAGGGCAATTAATACTTATATAATATCAAAGGAAAAAGAGCCTAAGTGCCCTTTCACGCCTAACTATCCTATGACTTCAGGGAACATAGAAGAACTTGAGAGTATTGAGAGGATGCTATGGGATTGA